The genomic window AATTTCATGGCGATTTTTCTTTGTTTCCGCTATGAGCTTATCCAGATCGTCCAATGACTGCTTAAGATCGGCGACTTCTTTTTCCAGGAATTCTATTTGCGCAGGATAATCCTTTTTCGATTTTAAAAGATTGTCAATATCAAGATCAATTTCCTGGGCGCCCAGGAGCCTCATAAGATCTTCTTTCATGCTTTTCCTCCAGTGCACGTTATATCAGGATGTTTCCATACCTTGGTGAATTGTACTGTTTTTCCCGAATCTATGACTACTTTAGCTTTTTCCTTCAACTCACCGGCGAGATAATCCCCAATCTTCTTTAACACCGGGATTTCTGTGGCGCGGTGCGATGCATCGATGAGCATGATGAGACCGGAATTATCGAGAAAATCATGGTGTCCGAGATCGCCGGTTACAAATGCATCGGCGCCCGCATCGACTGCCTGGCCGATATAGTTTCCTCCGCTGCCGCCCAAAACCGCCACCCGTTCGATAATCTCTTTCATTCCGGGCGAAATAGTCAGGGTTTTCACCCCGAGGGAATGCGCCACATGGACGGCAAACCGTTCGCTGTCCATCGGTTCCGGAAGGTCCCCGACAGCGCCGTATCCGTGGGTAACATCAGCGTTCTTAAGCGGAATGAGATCGTATGCCATTTCCTCGTAAGGGTGCACTTTCCGGACAGCCTCGAGCACGCGAACTGCATCGGCGGAGGGGACAATCATCTCGATCCGGTCCTCGACAGCACGGGAAAGCTCGCCTGACATTCCCGCGAACGGTTTGGCGGAAGATGAGGGGGTATAGGTTCCCGTTCCTTGCGCGGTGAACGAACAGAGACGGTATTCGCCGATGATCCCTGCTCCGGCGGCCCCGGCGGCCTCACGGATACGGTCGGTATACTCCGGCGGGGCGAAGGTTACAAATTTCACCATCCCGGATTTACACGCAGACAGAAAGGAAACGGAGAGAAGCCCCAGTTTTTCCGCCAGGGCATGGCTGACACCGTTCCGTACCTGGTCAAGCGCTGTATGCGAGGCGTAGAGAGCGATATTTCCCCGTATGGCTTCACGTACGACCCGGCAGGACAACGTCTGGCCGGAAAGGCTTGAGAGAGGTTTGAATATCGGCGGGTGATGGGAGACAATCATCGAAGCCCGGATGTTTTGAGCGGTACGGATTATATCCTCGGTAACATCCAGGGCGATTAGAACTGCCGGGGTGCTGTCTTCAGTATCTCCTGTTAAGAGACCGGAGTTGTCCCAGGTTTCGGCGAGTGATTGAGGGACCCATTTTTCCATAGCCTCGACCACTTCGCCAACCTTAATCATGATAATACTCCGTGTTCACAGCTATAAAAAAAGGTGCATCATGTCTGATGCACCCTATGAGTCACAATTTTCAAGAGAGTGTATGCCGGTTTTATCTGTTCCATCGAAATATCGTTTCGCTGGCCGAAGATAAAAATCATGCACACCTCCGTTCGCACTGACTGGTGGGCGATACTGGACTCGAACCAGTGGCCTCGGCGATGTGAGCGCCGCGCTCTAACCTGCTGAGCTAATCGCCCTTTCTATTCTCGTTCGTATCGGTATACTAGCGCCAAAACTGGTGGGCCCACAAGGATTTGAACCTTGGACCAACCGGTTATGAGCCGGTGGCTCTGACCACTGAGCTATGGGCCCCTTTTCGTAAGGGCTTAATATACAAAGCTCTTGACTGAAAGGCAAGAAAGAAAACTGGCTCTCCAACTGGAGCGCTTTTTTTAAACTATTGAAAAAATTGTTTCAAATCCTTGCCTGGCCATCCCCCAGATATTTGAATCAATTTTTACTCTTTATGATGCTTATCGTTCCACGAGAATATATTTATGAAAATATTCTTGTGTTCAAGTCTACTTGAAGGACGAATCCCCCCTGTCGGACATCCCCCCTTATTAAGGGGGGAATCATGTTGGCAGGCCGCTTTTACCCCCTTAATAAGGGGGTCGCCGCTTTACGCGGCGGGGGGATTTTGTTTAAAGAGAAGATAAGTGATATGGCATGTTTATCGCCGAATAAAAAATGGGGGATGGCCAGCAAATCCTTGCCATTTGTTTTTTATTTCATATATTATCATACGTATCGAGATTACTCAAGCAGAAAGGAAGATATATACCTTTGTTATCACGGATGCTTTTTAGGAAAGCGGTAATCGCCTATTGTCTCTGTTTTTTCGCGGGAACAATAGCGCTCCCCTCGCAGGTGGCCTTTTCAGAAAAGCCCTCAAAGATACAGAAAACCGCCATTTCAGACGCCGGGATAAAACAGCTCTATGACGAAATCATCCGTGATGCTGCGGTAACCGACGGGATAGTTGGGGCAGGAATTATTCACCTCGAAACCGGCCGTGAGCTTTATTTGAATAGGAACGAGCGTTTTCCCATGGCCAGCGCGGTCAAACTTCCGGTCGCGGTGCAGCTCATGACCATGGTAGACCAGG from Candidatus Latescibacter sp. includes these protein-coding regions:
- a CDS encoding Nif3-like dinuclear metal center hexameric protein, whose product is MIKVGEVVEAMEKWVPQSLAETWDNSGLLTGDTEDSTPAVLIALDVTEDIIRTAQNIRASMIVSHHPPIFKPLSSLSGQTLSCRVVREAIRGNIALYASHTALDQVRNGVSHALAEKLGLLSVSFLSACKSGMVKFVTFAPPEYTDRIREAAGAAGAGIIGEYRLCSFTAQGTGTYTPSSSAKPFAGMSGELSRAVEDRIEMIVPSADAVRVLEAVRKVHPYEEMAYDLIPLKNADVTHGYGAVGDLPEPMDSERFAVHVAHSLGVKTLTISPGMKEIIERVAVLGGSGGNYIGQAVDAGADAFVTGDLGHHDFLDNSGLIMLIDASHRATEIPVLKKIGDYLAGELKEKAKVVIDSGKTVQFTKVWKHPDITCTGGKA